A DNA window from Sediminitomix flava contains the following coding sequences:
- a CDS encoding chalcone isomerase family protein: MNLSKRLSTLVALLFIAITSSFAQTEIAGVELPNSIQVDGKDVTLNGGGIRSKYFMDLYVGGLYLEAKSKDAQAIVTDNAPMAIRLEIVSGLITSDKMASATTDGFKSSLNGNTAPLQTEIDQFVDVFKKDEIVKKDIFEFKYQPSAEKTLVYKNGKELLAIKGLAFKKALFGIWLSNKPADKDLKSGMLGKN; this comes from the coding sequence ATGAACTTGTCAAAGCGTTTATCAACACTTGTTGCTTTACTATTTATTGCGATCACTAGCTCATTTGCTCAAACTGAGATTGCAGGTGTAGAACTTCCTAACTCTATTCAAGTAGATGGTAAAGATGTAACTCTTAACGGAGGAGGAATTCGTTCTAAGTATTTTATGGACTTGTATGTTGGAGGTCTTTACTTAGAAGCAAAATCTAAGGATGCACAAGCAATTGTAACAGACAATGCACCAATGGCAATTCGTCTGGAAATTGTATCTGGATTGATTACAAGTGATAAAATGGCTTCAGCTACTACTGATGGATTTAAAAGCTCTTTGAATGGAAATACAGCTCCATTGCAGACTGAGATTGATCAATTTGTAGATGTCTTTAAGAAAGATGAAATCGTGAAGAAAGATATTTTCGAATTTAAATATCAACCTTCAGCTGAAAAAACATTGGTTTACAAAAACGGTAAAGAACTTTTGGCTATCAAAGGTTTAGCATTTAAAAAAGCACTTTTCGGAATTTGGTTATCAAACAAGCCAGCTGATAAAGATTTGAAATCAGGTATGTTAGGTAAAAACTAA
- a CDS encoding amidophosphoribosyltransferase, whose protein sequence is MSDFIKHECGIALVRLRKPLSYYIDKYKSPNYALSKMYLLMEKQHNRGQDGAGLASVKIDMPAGAEYIDRYRSVEKQPIMDIFKKVGKKINKIASDPDKFYNADYLRKNVPFMGDIYMGHLRYGTHGKNSIDTTHPFMKKNNWRSRNLIVAGNFNMTNVDELFNKLIELGQHPKDKVDTVTVMEKIGHFLDLEVQDLFDKLKSEGLSNVEISNRIEETLDLQRVLKRSCKDFDGGYAMMGVTGFGSAFVARDKHGIRPAYYYADDEVVVVASEKPAIKTSFGIDFDKIQEIKPGHSLIIDKKGDYKEVPYIEPGEKLSCSFERIYFSRGSDPSIYQERKALGRLLCPDILEKVDYDLENTVFSYIPNTAETSFWGMMEGIEDYLAQRRKEAIETGDVKGEDLINLLKIRPRIEKLVIKDAKARTFIADDAMRDDMVAHVYDTTYEVIKKKVDTLVVIDDSIVRGTTLEKSIINMLDRLEPKKILVVSSAPQIRYPDCYGINMSKMNEFIAFRAAISLLKKRGKEELLDEVYYRAKSMLRKPDQEMENVVQAIYEPFTDTEISEEVARLVKQASINSEVEVVFQSVENLHKACPEHLGDWYFTGNFPTPGGNRVVNKSFANFMEGKDGRAY, encoded by the coding sequence ATGAGCGACTTTATCAAACATGAATGTGGAATCGCGTTAGTACGTTTAAGGAAACCGCTTTCTTATTACATAGACAAATACAAGTCTCCTAATTACGCCTTGAGCAAAATGTATTTGCTCATGGAAAAACAACACAATAGAGGGCAAGATGGAGCAGGTTTAGCTTCTGTCAAAATTGATATGCCTGCAGGTGCTGAATATATTGATCGTTATAGATCAGTAGAAAAGCAACCTATTATGGATATTTTCAAGAAGGTGGGGAAGAAAATCAATAAAATCGCTTCTGATCCTGATAAATTCTATAACGCAGATTATTTGCGTAAGAATGTACCTTTCATGGGAGATATCTATATGGGGCACCTTCGTTACGGTACGCATGGTAAAAATAGTATCGATACGACGCATCCATTTATGAAGAAAAATAATTGGAGAAGCCGTAACCTTATTGTAGCCGGAAACTTTAACATGACCAATGTTGATGAACTTTTCAATAAGTTGATCGAACTTGGACAACACCCTAAAGACAAGGTCGATACTGTGACCGTGATGGAGAAAATCGGTCATTTCTTGGACTTAGAGGTACAAGATCTTTTTGATAAACTGAAATCTGAAGGTTTATCAAATGTAGAAATCTCAAACCGTATCGAAGAAACTTTGGACCTTCAACGTGTATTGAAGCGTTCTTGTAAAGACTTCGACGGTGGTTATGCCATGATGGGGGTTACTGGTTTTGGTTCTGCTTTCGTAGCAAGAGACAAACACGGAATTCGCCCTGCATATTACTATGCAGATGATGAAGTAGTAGTGGTTGCTTCTGAGAAACCAGCGATCAAAACGTCATTTGGTATTGATTTCGATAAGATTCAAGAAATAAAGCCAGGTCACTCTTTGATCATCGATAAGAAAGGTGATTACAAAGAAGTTCCTTACATCGAGCCAGGTGAAAAGCTATCGTGTAGTTTTGAGCGTATTTATTTCTCAAGAGGTTCAGATCCTTCGATCTATCAAGAACGTAAGGCCTTAGGACGTTTGTTGTGTCCAGATATTCTTGAAAAAGTAGATTACGATCTTGAAAATACAGTATTCTCATACATTCCTAATACAGCCGAGACTAGTTTCTGGGGTATGATGGAAGGTATTGAAGACTATTTGGCTCAAAGACGTAAAGAAGCTATCGAAACAGGCGATGTTAAAGGAGAGGATTTAATTAATCTCCTTAAAATACGTCCTCGTATTGAGAAATTAGTAATTAAAGATGCTAAAGCTAGAACTTTTATTGCTGATGACGCAATGCGTGATGATATGGTAGCTCACGTTTACGATACTACTTATGAGGTAATCAAGAAGAAAGTAGATACCCTAGTTGTTATTGATGATTCTATTGTTCGTGGAACAACCCTAGAGAAGAGTATCATCAATATGCTTGATAGACTAGAGCCAAAGAAAATTTTGGTAGTTTCTTCAGCGCCTCAAATTCGTTACCCAGATTGTTACGGAATCAACATGTCTAAAATGAATGAATTTATTGCATTCCGTGCGGCAATCAGTCTTTTGAAAAAGCGTGGTAAGGAAGAATTACTTGATGAGGTATATTACAGAGCAAAGAGTATGCTTCGTAAGCCAGATCAAGAAATGGAAAATGTAGTTCAAGCAATTTATGAGCCTTTCACTGATACTGAAATTTCAGAGGAAGTAGCTCGTTTGGTAAAACAAGCAAGTATAAATTCTGAGGTAGAAGTTGTTTTCCAATCAGTAGAGAACTTACATAAAGCTTGTCCTGAACATTTGGGTGATTGGTACTTTACGGGTAATTTCCCAACACCTGGAGGTAACAGAGTGGTTAATAAATCATTCGCTAATTTTATGGAAGGAAAAGACGGTAGAGCTTACTAG
- a CDS encoding efflux RND transporter periplasmic adaptor subunit, whose product MRLKPIHTKIIIVVVILASAVGFTMMLSGGREMPEVKKSGKTVPYVSTKPVHYTDIPTEVVAYGRVRSATPLDITSENQGKILKGQVPLKEGQKFRKGQLLFKVDDREAQLQLQANKSSFLKDIASILPTFKIDFPKSYLTWQAYFQKIDVTKPLPTLPKHATAKEKTFLATQNIYSNYYQIKSTETRLAKYNVYAPFTGSFVEVFLQAGSFTNPGTKVARVLESSNLELEVPVDPKDLQWIKVGSKVNIQNEAGTSQWAGRVTRVAEVMDANTQAIDIFVSIDRGDDKVYDGMYLKTVIPGATIQNGMEIPRRALVENSYVYVLSDTLLKLQEVNVLKINAETAIISGVNEGTNLVNEQLLNAYEDMVAYRLSDYNRNTDTAKSQESDDQVSQNN is encoded by the coding sequence ATGAGACTTAAGCCAATTCATACGAAAATTATTATTGTAGTTGTCATCCTTGCTTCAGCAGTAGGATTTACAATGATGTTATCTGGAGGAAGAGAAATGCCAGAAGTAAAAAAATCTGGAAAAACTGTTCCTTACGTTTCCACTAAACCTGTTCATTATACTGACATTCCAACTGAGGTTGTTGCTTACGGTCGAGTTAGATCGGCTACTCCACTAGATATCACTAGTGAAAACCAGGGAAAAATATTAAAAGGGCAGGTACCTTTAAAAGAAGGTCAAAAATTTAGAAAAGGACAGCTTTTATTTAAAGTAGATGATAGAGAAGCACAATTACAGCTTCAAGCAAATAAAAGTAGTTTCCTAAAAGATATCGCAAGTATTCTACCTACTTTCAAAATCGACTTTCCTAAAAGTTATTTGACATGGCAAGCATACTTCCAGAAAATTGACGTTACGAAACCTTTGCCTACGCTACCTAAACATGCTACGGCTAAAGAGAAAACGTTTTTAGCTACTCAAAATATTTACAGCAATTATTATCAAATTAAGAGTACTGAAACTCGTCTTGCAAAATATAATGTCTATGCACCTTTCACAGGTTCTTTTGTTGAAGTTTTCCTTCAAGCAGGTTCTTTTACAAACCCAGGAACGAAAGTAGCAAGAGTACTTGAAAGCTCTAATCTTGAGCTAGAAGTTCCTGTTGACCCTAAAGATTTACAATGGATCAAAGTTGGTTCTAAAGTAAATATCCAAAACGAAGCTGGCACAAGCCAATGGGCTGGTAGAGTGACACGTGTTGCAGAAGTTATGGATGCAAATACACAAGCCATCGACATTTTTGTTAGTATAGATAGAGGAGATGATAAAGTGTATGATGGGATGTACTTAAAGACAGTTATTCCTGGAGCTACAATTCAAAATGGAATGGAAATTCCTAGAAGAGCTTTAGTTGAAAACAGTTATGTATATGTTCTCTCAGACACACTTCTAAAACTTCAAGAAGTAAATGTTCTTAAAATAAATGCTGAAACAGCTATCATCTCTGGAGTAAATGAAGGTACAAACTTGGTGAACGAACAATTACTCAATGCCTACGAAGACATGGTTGCTTATAGACTATCAGATTACAACCGTAACACTGATACAGCAAAAAGTCAGGAATCAGATGACCAAGTATCTCAAAACAACTAA
- a CDS encoding efflux RND transporter permease subunit, whose product MRKIVENFVKYGILSNTIIALTLIFGALAVATTNKAFFPERPSRYINVSVAYPGASPEEMEEGITQRIEEAIRNIVGIYKINSTSRENFVSVSVETTESADIDEVLTEIKNAVDGISGFPAGAERPIVSKNKARSPVMWLAFTAEQEGVGLNDLKKALQKAEEEMLSSGVVSQINIFGFPSREISIEVSEETLLKYQLTFDEVVRAVRNNNRDVSGGIIKTNDEEIIIRSRARENEAARIGNLVLRASNTGNIIRLSDIGTIKEEFEDVPNYSTYNSKPSAYMFIQKLNSEDLQKVSEFAVNYVEKFNKENSHIHINVAYRFLDMLNQRLDMLISNGAVGVLLVCIALGFFLSLRLSLWVAWGIPSSFLGLFIFGAFAGLTINMISLFGMIMVVGILVDDGIVIAENIYSHFEKGKTPWRAAVDGAMEVIPSVFTSVSTTIVIFIPFLWIEGSLSFLRDLSMVVIFSLAFSLIEAFLVLPAHLASPSVLEKRDPNKKGFYASFRNTAENIINFLRFKIYAPSLEWTIKNRYVSMAIILAAFTITGGLLAGGYIKATFFPRIPFNSLRIDIAFKAGERDTKTTDYIARFDDLVWEMNEDLKRDYNDTTNWIDATISDVGGSKFGSGGHTGKIDIFYKELEDAPFDDIELVNRLQEKIGEVPEAEKLSIGNDNQFGKPVEIRLMSSNAQQLEDATAFLKEKLQGISELQQINDSRDIGKRELQIDLKPQAYALGLERNDIVRQIRQGFFGEEAQRFQKGRDEIRVWVRYPKMGRISIAQLENMKVKFQGKEYFVKELVDYKLERGVASIKHYMGNRTMSVDAELVNPETELPPILEQIDNKIVPELLAKFPDVRKESGGQAEESQRSGQQMMLLFGTGFVMMFIIILLNFRSFYQAVLILAMIPLGWLGSAWGHGIHGLPISMLSGWGMIALAGVIVNDAVVFLDKYNRNLKEGMKAKDAAFSAGIARFRPIMLTSITTVVGLYPLILETSLQAQILIPMALAIAWGVLVGTILILLFFPVLILIFNDIRRSARRLWSWESVTAEEVERVIIDAKKDLLLEDTPTHSNGHAPKSKISLTKLNGHIEDTVH is encoded by the coding sequence ATGCGCAAAATTGTTGAAAACTTTGTCAAGTATGGTATTCTATCCAATACCATCATAGCCCTGACACTGATTTTTGGGGCATTGGCAGTAGCGACTACCAATAAAGCTTTTTTCCCAGAACGCCCATCAAGATATATCAATGTTTCGGTAGCCTACCCAGGTGCTTCACCTGAGGAAATGGAAGAAGGAATTACTCAAAGAATTGAAGAGGCAATCCGTAATATTGTAGGGATTTATAAAATCAATTCTACTTCTCGAGAGAACTTTGTAAGTGTTTCCGTAGAAACTACTGAAAGTGCCGATATTGATGAAGTACTTACCGAAATCAAAAATGCAGTTGATGGTATCAGTGGATTCCCTGCTGGTGCTGAACGTCCAATTGTAAGTAAAAACAAAGCCCGTTCTCCTGTAATGTGGCTTGCTTTTACAGCAGAACAGGAGGGCGTAGGTCTGAATGATTTGAAAAAAGCATTACAGAAAGCTGAAGAAGAAATGCTTTCGAGTGGTGTTGTGTCTCAAATTAACATTTTTGGATTCCCGAGTAGAGAGATTTCTATAGAAGTTTCTGAAGAGACACTTCTTAAATACCAATTGACTTTTGATGAAGTAGTAAGGGCTGTAAGAAATAATAACCGTGATGTTTCAGGTGGTATTATCAAGACTAATGACGAAGAAATTATCATCCGTTCAAGAGCTAGAGAAAACGAAGCAGCCAGAATTGGTAATCTTGTTTTAAGAGCATCTAACACTGGTAATATTATTCGCCTTTCAGATATCGGAACGATCAAAGAAGAATTTGAAGATGTTCCGAACTACTCTACCTATAATAGCAAGCCTTCAGCCTACATGTTCATCCAAAAGTTAAATTCAGAAGACTTACAGAAAGTATCTGAGTTTGCGGTTAACTATGTAGAAAAATTTAATAAGGAAAATAGCCACATTCACATCAATGTAGCTTACCGATTCCTAGATATGCTGAATCAACGTTTGGATATGCTTATTTCAAACGGGGCAGTTGGGGTACTTCTTGTATGTATTGCACTTGGTTTCTTCCTAAGTTTAAGGCTCTCTCTTTGGGTTGCATGGGGTATTCCTTCATCATTCTTAGGCTTGTTTATCTTTGGTGCATTTGCAGGACTGACCATCAACATGATTTCATTATTCGGTATGATCATGGTTGTTGGTATCTTGGTAGATGATGGAATTGTAATTGCCGAAAATATTTATTCTCACTTTGAGAAAGGTAAAACACCTTGGAGAGCTGCTGTAGACGGAGCAATGGAAGTGATTCCTTCCGTATTTACTTCAGTAAGTACTACAATCGTAATTTTCATTCCGTTCTTATGGATTGAAGGTAGTTTAAGCTTCTTGAGAGACCTTTCAATGGTTGTTATTTTCTCTCTTGCTTTCTCATTGATTGAAGCATTCCTTGTACTTCCTGCTCACTTAGCTAGTCCTAGCGTACTAGAAAAGCGTGACCCGAATAAAAAAGGCTTTTATGCTTCATTCCGAAATACGGCTGAAAACATTATCAATTTCTTAAGATTCAAAATCTATGCTCCTTCATTGGAATGGACGATAAAGAATAGATATGTATCTATGGCTATAATTCTAGCTGCCTTCACAATTACTGGAGGACTTTTAGCTGGTGGTTACATCAAAGCAACATTCTTCCCTCGTATTCCTTTCAATAGTTTACGTATCGATATTGCTTTTAAAGCAGGTGAAAGAGACACCAAAACAACAGACTACATTGCTAGATTTGATGATCTTGTTTGGGAAATGAATGAAGACCTCAAACGAGATTATAACGATACTACAAACTGGATTGACGCTACAATTTCAGATGTTGGTGGTAGTAAATTTGGTAGTGGTGGGCATACTGGTAAAATTGATATTTTCTACAAAGAACTTGAAGATGCTCCTTTCGATGATATCGAATTGGTAAATAGACTTCAAGAGAAAATTGGAGAAGTACCAGAAGCTGAAAAACTATCAATTGGTAACGATAATCAATTTGGTAAACCCGTAGAAATTCGTTTGATGAGTAGCAATGCTCAACAATTAGAAGACGCTACTGCATTCTTGAAAGAGAAACTACAAGGCATTTCAGAGCTGCAACAGATCAATGACAGCCGTGACATTGGTAAAAGAGAGTTACAAATCGATCTTAAGCCACAGGCCTATGCTTTAGGTTTGGAGAGAAATGACATTGTAAGACAAATCAGACAAGGTTTCTTTGGAGAAGAAGCACAACGTTTCCAAAAAGGTCGTGATGAAATCAGAGTTTGGGTAAGATATCCTAAAATGGGACGTATCAGTATTGCTCAACTTGAAAACATGAAAGTCAAGTTCCAAGGCAAAGAGTACTTCGTAAAAGAGTTAGTCGATTATAAATTGGAACGAGGAGTTGCAAGTATCAAACACTACATGGGGAACAGAACAATGTCAGTAGATGCTGAATTGGTTAACCCAGAGACTGAACTTCCTCCAATTCTTGAGCAAATTGACAATAAAATTGTACCTGAGCTTCTTGCAAAATTCCCAGATGTAAGAAAAGAAAGCGGAGGTCAAGCAGAAGAAAGTCAACGTTCTGGACAACAAATGATGCTCCTTTTCGGAACTGGATTCGTCATGATGTTCATTATCATTCTTCTAAACTTCAGATCATTCTATCAAGCTGTTCTTATTCTTGCAATGATTCCTCTAGGTTGGTTGGGTTCTGCGTGGGGACATGGTATACACGGGCTTCCAATTTCAATGCTTAGCGGATGGGGTATGATTGCCCTTGCTGGTGTGATTGTGAATGATGCCGTTGTATTCTTAGATAAATACAACCGAAACCTTAAAGAAGGAATGAAAGCTAAAGATGCCGCATTTAGTGCAGGTATCGCTCGTTTCCGTCCGATCATGCTAACATCAATTACAACTGTAGTTGGTTTGTATCCTCTGATTTTGGAAACAAGTTTACAGGCTCAAATCCTTATCCCGATGGCATTAGCTATTGCTTGGGGAGTATTAGTTGGTACAATCTTGATTCTATTATTCTTCCCTGTACTTATTCTTATTTTCAACGATATCAGAAGAAGTGCTCGAAGATTATGGTCTTGGGAATCTGTAACCGCAGAAGAGGTAGAAAGAGTAATTATTGACGCGAAGAAAGACCTTCTATTGGAAGACACTCCCACACATTCAAACGGGCATGCTCCAAAGTCAAAAATATCACTCACAAAACTAAATGGACATATTGAAGACACCGTCCATTAA
- a CDS encoding TolC family protein codes for MRNYFLSTIFLLLTLSVQSNAQEKLSLKDALAIGLQNNFDIKIEESKIDNAQQNNTWGIAGRYPSIDFIVNSNNSYTNSTPANPFAVAGNNRSNRLAEQLNFNWVLFNGFRVKFTKERLELLEVQTEQDAAIIIENTVQQIISGYYRVQLVEENLSVLRTVLNLSRDRVEFVRLQRELGSGTSFDVSQEETIYYTDSTNYVNQQQVVANAYRDLNFLLSEENLDKTYELTDNLEFTAPDYIFQDLLEQTKNNNANLERQYTALKLSATNIALQKANKMPTFSVDFGLTYSNSWFKIDETTFEPNGTITAGTPVYEDDGLEGSFNPNNQVGSVASFDGQQVKTGDRLLLSGDDFSPYYANASIRIPLFRGKQLSRALQEAKLQYDQQQLATERLELSVENSLLKEYGQYTNRTQIVDITNKSLEAAQLNLTLSQERLQMGTINSFDYRQVQVAYLNSAFRAAQAKFELLDSHAKLLRLTGGIMTETE; via the coding sequence ATGAGAAACTATTTTTTAAGCACAATTTTCCTTCTGCTTACACTCTCAGTTCAGTCAAATGCTCAAGAAAAACTGTCATTAAAAGACGCATTGGCGATCGGGTTACAAAATAACTTCGATATCAAGATTGAGGAAAGCAAGATCGATAATGCTCAACAAAATAACACTTGGGGAATTGCTGGTCGTTATCCGAGCATCGACTTCATAGTGAATAGTAATAACTCTTACACCAACTCTACTCCTGCTAACCCATTTGCAGTAGCGGGTAATAACCGTTCGAACAGACTAGCCGAACAGCTGAATTTCAACTGGGTCTTGTTTAATGGTTTTAGAGTCAAATTCACGAAAGAACGTCTTGAATTACTAGAAGTTCAAACGGAACAGGATGCTGCAATTATCATAGAAAATACCGTTCAACAAATTATTTCTGGATACTACAGAGTTCAGTTGGTTGAAGAAAACCTTAGTGTACTAAGAACTGTCCTTAACCTTTCTAGAGATAGAGTTGAATTTGTAAGATTGCAAAGAGAACTAGGTAGTGGTACGTCTTTCGATGTGTCACAGGAAGAAACGATTTACTATACTGATTCTACGAATTATGTAAATCAGCAACAAGTAGTAGCAAATGCATACAGAGATTTAAACTTTTTACTTTCAGAAGAGAACCTTGATAAAACCTATGAGTTAACGGATAATCTAGAGTTTACTGCTCCAGACTATATTTTTCAAGATCTATTAGAGCAAACAAAAAATAACAATGCTAACCTTGAACGTCAGTATACTGCTTTGAAATTAAGTGCGACCAATATTGCACTTCAAAAAGCGAATAAGATGCCGACATTCAGTGTTGACTTTGGTCTTACATATAGTAATTCTTGGTTTAAAATTGATGAAACGACCTTTGAACCAAACGGTACTATCACAGCTGGAACTCCAGTTTATGAAGATGATGGCTTAGAGGGAAGCTTCAACCCAAATAATCAAGTTGGTTCTGTTGCCAGTTTTGATGGGCAGCAAGTTAAAACAGGCGATAGACTTCTTTTAAGTGGTGATGATTTTAGCCCGTATTATGCAAATGCTAGTATCAGAATTCCTCTATTCAGAGGAAAACAATTAAGCAGAGCTTTGCAAGAAGCTAAGTTGCAGTACGATCAACAACAGTTGGCTACGGAAAGACTGGAATTGAGTGTTGAAAATAGCCTTTTGAAAGAATACGGACAATATACCAACCGTACTCAAATTGTAGATATCACAAACAAATCGTTAGAAGCAGCCCAACTAAACTTGACGCTAAGCCAAGAAAGACTTCAAATGGGAACAATCAATTCATTTGATTACCGTCAGGTGCAAGTAGCCTATTTGAATTCAGCTTTCAGAGCAGCACAAGCTAAATTTGAGTTATTAGATTCACATGCAAAACTCCTTCGTCTTACTGGAGGTATCATGACTGAAACTGAATAA
- the queD gene encoding 6-carboxytetrahydropterin synthase QueD codes for MEIFKEFTFEAAHHLPNMPEGHPCGRLHGHSWKAVIYLKDEIKQPYGWVMDFGDIAKKFEPIREQLDHNYLNNIEGLENPTSEVIAKWVWDKLKPELEALSRVTIYETVDCAATYTGE; via the coding sequence ATGGAAATATTTAAAGAGTTTACATTCGAAGCAGCCCACCACTTACCAAACATGCCTGAGGGGCATCCTTGTGGTAGATTACATGGACATTCTTGGAAAGCAGTTATATATCTTAAAGATGAGATTAAACAACCTTATGGTTGGGTAATGGATTTTGGTGATATCGCTAAGAAGTTTGAGCCTATTCGTGAGCAATTAGATCATAATTATTTGAATAATATAGAAGGCTTAGAAAATCCAACGAGCGAAGTGATTGCTAAATGGGTTTGGGATAAATTAAAACCAGAATTAGAGGCTTTGTCTAGAGTAACTATTTATGAAACAGTAGATTGTGCAGCAACATATACTGGAGAATAA
- the holA gene encoding DNA polymerase III subunit delta: MAKTPDAVIKELKAKTFAPVYFLQGDEPFYIDEISRLIEENALTPSEKSFNQTILYGKDISMNQLLESARRFPMMAQRQVIILKEAQEMPDFGRKTAQEQLVNYIKQPVPTTILVFVYKHKKINKNTSLWKTMDKKVVLVDSKKIYDNKLPTWVKSYVKNLGHSIKDKPATLIAEHIGNDLTRISNEINKMMINYPDDAVEITESMISKHIGISREYNVFELQAALGKRDVLKANQIINFFASDPKSNPVIPIISMLFSYFSKVLLVHHNAGQTKEEAAKLLGVSPYFVADYFTAARNYPLPKTVQIIDVLHQADLQSKGVDSSIAENQILKELIYKIMH; encoded by the coding sequence ATGGCAAAAACTCCGGATGCGGTTATTAAGGAACTAAAAGCAAAAACATTTGCACCAGTATACTTCCTGCAAGGGGACGAGCCTTTTTATATAGATGAGATTTCACGTCTTATTGAAGAAAATGCGTTGACCCCATCGGAGAAGAGTTTTAACCAAACGATTCTTTATGGGAAGGATATATCGATGAATCAATTATTGGAAAGTGCACGAAGATTTCCAATGATGGCTCAGAGGCAGGTTATTATCTTGAAAGAGGCACAAGAAATGCCAGATTTCGGGCGTAAGACGGCTCAAGAGCAATTGGTGAACTATATCAAACAACCAGTTCCTACTACAATCCTTGTCTTTGTTTATAAGCATAAAAAGATTAATAAAAACACGTCTCTATGGAAAACCATGGATAAAAAAGTCGTGTTGGTAGACTCTAAGAAAATTTATGACAACAAGCTCCCAACTTGGGTCAAAAGTTACGTCAAAAATCTTGGTCACTCGATCAAAGACAAACCAGCAACTTTGATAGCAGAACATATTGGTAATGATCTTACTCGTATTTCAAATGAAATCAATAAGATGATGATCAATTACCCTGATGATGCTGTTGAGATCACTGAGTCAATGATCTCAAAACATATTGGTATCAGCAGAGAATATAATGTGTTTGAGCTTCAAGCTGCATTGGGAAAAAGAGATGTTCTTAAGGCAAATCAGATTATTAACTTTTTTGCTTCAGATCCAAAGAGCAACCCTGTTATCCCTATTATTTCAATGCTATTCTCTTACTTTTCCAAAGTTTTACTAGTACATCATAATGCTGGTCAAACGAAGGAAGAAGCTGCAAAGTTATTAGGTGTAAGTCCTTATTTTGTAGCTGATTATTTCACAGCAGCGCGTAATTATCCTTTACCTAAGACCGTACAGATTATTGATGTTTTACATCAGGCAGATTTACAGTCAAAAGGTGTGGATAGCAGTATTGCAGAAAATCAAATTCTTAAAGAATTGATTTATAAAATCATGCATTAA
- a CDS encoding NAD(P)/FAD-dependent oxidoreductase — MNYDYLILGQGLAGSAVAMRLFQEQASFLVIDNPDTPASSMVAAGIVNPITGRKLVKTWLCDVIFDELHSFYPQVEKITNEKFFHPIDLYFPFTTQERQTEWVSQSADSTYQKYVKGIEYNNRYEGTLKSEFGGMIVGQSGYLDIPTYLAAVKKLLHSNQQYHESKLEDNELVIHENHVEWNGHTFKKVIFCDGYENRLREHFSFLPYRAVKGELFLVKFDEARFEHIINKNGFILPIDNDGTCKVGATYDYYKLTEGTTEKGHEQLVEKLEQITDTPYKILNHWAGIRPATYDRRPFVGQHPEIKPFWILNGLGTKGVSLSSYFSKHLLDVIEGKVELMPEVDPLRKEKQVQNKKPRQRNRKKKS, encoded by the coding sequence ATGAACTACGACTATCTTATTCTAGGCCAAGGACTTGCAGGTTCTGCAGTGGCTATGAGATTATTCCAAGAACAAGCTTCATTTTTAGTTATCGACAACCCTGACACTCCAGCATCCTCTATGGTTGCAGCAGGCATTGTAAACCCGATAACAGGAAGAAAACTAGTTAAAACATGGTTATGCGATGTTATCTTTGATGAACTCCATTCTTTTTATCCTCAAGTTGAAAAAATCACCAATGAAAAATTCTTTCATCCTATAGATTTATACTTCCCTTTTACCACACAGGAGAGACAAACTGAATGGGTTAGCCAAAGTGCAGACTCTACTTATCAGAAATATGTAAAAGGAATTGAATATAATAATAGATATGAAGGTACACTGAAAAGTGAATTTGGAGGAATGATAGTTGGTCAATCTGGCTATCTCGATATTCCTACCTATTTAGCTGCCGTAAAAAAGCTTTTACATTCAAATCAACAATATCATGAATCCAAATTGGAAGACAACGAACTAGTGATTCATGAAAATCATGTAGAATGGAATGGACACACCTTCAAAAAGGTGATCTTTTGCGATGGCTATGAAAATAGACTTAGAGAACATTTCTCATTCCTACCTTATAGAGCAGTAAAAGGGGAGTTATTTTTAGTGAAATTCGATGAAGCTCGTTTTGAGCACATTATCAATAAAAATGGATTTATTTTACCAATTGATAATGATGGAACCTGTAAAGTAGGAGCTACTTACGATTATTATAAACTCACTGAAGGCACTACTGAAAAAGGTCATGAACAGTTAGTTGAAAAATTAGAACAAATCACCGACACTCCATATAAAATTTTAAATCACTGGGCAGGTATTCGTCCTGCGACTTACGACCGCCGCCCATTTGTTGGTCAACATCCTGAAATTAAACCATTCTGGATTCTGAATGGACTTGGGACAAAAGGTGTATCACTTTCCTCTTATTTCTCTAAACATTTGCTTGATGTAATTGAAGGAAAAGTAGAACTTATGCCTGAGGTAGATCCGCTTAGAAAAGAAAAACAGGTCCAAAATAAAAAACCAAGACAACGTAATCGTAAAAAGAAATCATGA